A stretch of the Marinobacter sp. JH2 genome encodes the following:
- the rluF gene encoding 23S rRNA pseudouridine(2604) synthase RluF, with translation MTTKTSTRLNKYISESGMCSRRDADRYIEQGNVHINGRRAQVGDQVMPGDTVKVNGQVVEPRDEEDLIFIALNKPVGVVSTTDSAERDNIVRFVGHSERIFPIGRLDKDSQGLIFLTSNGDLVNKILRAGNNHSKEYIVTVDKPVTKEFIKGMSKGVPILGTVTKPCPVEQVSRFVFRITLVQGLNRQIRRMAEHFGFEVTRLERVRIMNVNLSGLPVGAWRDLTEKELTTLLDAVRDSSSEATEPAQSKPKKKPARSGAGGKPPRPGAKPGGRPGAGRGGKGAGGAPGKGSGKGRGKGPGRNPTGPKGRPSKPKKPRKPSIKR, from the coding sequence ATGACCACCAAAACATCCACCCGTTTGAACAAATACATCAGCGAAAGCGGGATGTGCTCCCGGCGGGATGCGGATCGCTATATTGAGCAAGGCAACGTGCATATTAACGGGCGTCGGGCGCAAGTCGGTGATCAGGTGATGCCAGGCGATACCGTGAAGGTAAATGGCCAGGTGGTGGAGCCGCGGGACGAAGAAGACCTGATTTTTATCGCGCTGAACAAACCTGTGGGTGTGGTGAGTACCACCGACAGTGCGGAGCGAGATAACATTGTTCGCTTTGTGGGCCACAGCGAGCGCATATTTCCGATTGGCCGGCTCGACAAGGACTCCCAAGGCCTGATCTTTTTGACCAGCAATGGCGATTTGGTGAACAAGATCCTGCGGGCGGGTAACAATCATTCCAAGGAATACATCGTCACTGTGGATAAACCGGTGACGAAAGAATTCATTAAGGGCATGAGCAAGGGTGTTCCGATTCTCGGTACGGTGACCAAGCCTTGCCCGGTCGAGCAAGTCTCCCGCTTTGTTTTTCGTATCACGTTGGTACAAGGGTTAAACCGCCAGATTCGCCGCATGGCGGAGCACTTCGGTTTCGAAGTCACACGCTTGGAGCGGGTGCGGATCATGAACGTGAACCTCAGTGGTTTGCCCGTTGGCGCGTGGCGTGATTTAACCGAGAAAGAGTTAACCACATTGCTGGATGCCGTGCGGGATTCCTCGTCTGAAGCGACAGAACCTGCGCAGAGCAAGCCTAAGAAAAAACCGGCCCGTTCCGGGGCTGGCGGAAAACCGCCGCGGCCGGGCGCCAAGCCCGGAGGACGACCGGGGGCTGGTCGAGGCGGTAAGGGTGCGGGTGGTGCGCCCGGAAAAGGCTCCGGCAAGGGCCGAGGTAAAGGCCCCGGGCGCAACCCGACAGGTCCCAAGGGGCGGCCGTCCAAGCCCAAGAAGCCGCGTAAGCCGTCCATCAAGCGTTAA
- a CDS encoding acyl-CoA dehydrogenase: MSVLLLVLSALVLIYFSIGGKTAAIIMSAATLVGVAQDDWHILSFLIGGLLLALALLVVMPSDLRREKLSRPLLGWVRGRLPKLSSTEEEALKSGSVDWDGELFSGKPEWNKLLDAAPAHLTSDEQAFLDGPVEELCNMLDDWQITHENYDLPEEAWSFIRKNGFFGLVIPKEDGGKGFSNTAHSEIVMKISTRSVSAAVTVMVPNSLGPGELLMHYGTEDQKQHYLPRLAGGEEIPCFALTSPIAGSDAGAIPDKGIVCKGQWNGEEVMGLKVTWNKRYITLAPVASLIGLAIKVYDPENLLGDQDEIGVTCVLVPRETEGVHAGTRHLPMNTVFMNGPTWGTEVFIPMDQVIGGQDMLGKGWTMLLECLSIGRSISLPALGTGAGKLASLATGSYALTREQFGRTISQFEGVQEALEPIAGYTYMMDAARLLTVGMLDRGVRPAVPSAVLKYRNTDLMREVINHAMDIVAGRGVITGPRNFLARAYQAVPIGITVEGANILTRSLMIFGQGSIRCHPFIVDEIEAAGMDDEEAATKKFDDIFYSHLAHTTRNSLRAFVLGLTKGLLETAPRQGDIQGYYRQLGRFSAAFAMMTDVTLLTVGGGLKARQRLSGRMADCLVHLYYATAVIKQWHEEGYPEDQRDLVEWSLQTCLHDLQNSMREAIINFPVPALRWPLRILVFPLGATGLNGPDDKLGAKVAATIVDDTPARQRVSRGTFTTEDPNDPLGRVLNAYRLANETHEMRQRLHEAIRNRNEDELDGIALLMGHQRKELVDWACAQGIVTADECPKLEEALTALYDVIRVDAFEPDGLKSLAKTAKGKRKVVERPKKKH; this comes from the coding sequence TTGAGCGTTCTGCTTCTTGTTCTCAGTGCTTTGGTGCTGATTTATTTCAGCATAGGCGGAAAAACCGCTGCAATTATTATGTCGGCAGCCACCTTGGTTGGCGTGGCACAAGACGACTGGCACATTCTCAGTTTTCTAATAGGCGGTTTGTTACTGGCGCTCGCTTTGTTGGTGGTTATGCCCAGCGACCTGCGCCGGGAAAAACTCAGCCGCCCTTTACTCGGTTGGGTACGGGGCCGGTTGCCAAAGCTTTCCTCCACTGAAGAAGAAGCCCTGAAATCTGGCTCGGTAGACTGGGACGGCGAATTGTTTTCAGGCAAACCGGAGTGGAACAAGCTGTTAGATGCGGCTCCGGCGCACCTCACCAGCGACGAACAAGCCTTCCTCGACGGCCCGGTGGAAGAGCTCTGCAACATGCTGGATGACTGGCAGATCACCCATGAAAACTACGACCTGCCGGAAGAAGCCTGGTCGTTTATTCGCAAGAACGGCTTTTTCGGCTTGGTAATCCCCAAAGAAGACGGCGGCAAGGGTTTCTCCAACACCGCCCATTCCGAAATCGTCATGAAGATTTCTACCCGCAGTGTGTCGGCCGCAGTCACCGTGATGGTGCCTAACTCTCTAGGCCCGGGCGAGTTGCTGATGCACTACGGCACCGAAGACCAGAAACAACACTACCTGCCCCGCCTCGCCGGCGGCGAAGAGATTCCTTGTTTTGCCCTGACCTCGCCCATTGCGGGCTCTGATGCCGGGGCCATCCCGGACAAAGGCATTGTTTGCAAAGGACAATGGAACGGCGAAGAAGTGATGGGCCTGAAGGTCACCTGGAACAAACGCTACATCACGCTGGCCCCGGTTGCCTCACTGATAGGCCTCGCCATCAAAGTTTATGACCCGGAAAACTTGCTCGGCGATCAGGACGAAATAGGCGTGACCTGTGTGCTGGTGCCCCGGGAGACCGAGGGTGTGCACGCCGGTACACGCCACCTGCCGATGAATACGGTCTTTATGAACGGGCCGACTTGGGGCACCGAGGTATTCATTCCGATGGATCAGGTTATTGGCGGGCAAGATATGCTCGGCAAAGGCTGGACCATGTTGCTGGAATGCCTTTCCATCGGCCGCTCAATCTCGCTTCCGGCGTTGGGCACCGGAGCTGGCAAACTGGCCAGCCTGGCCACCGGCTCTTACGCCCTTACCCGTGAACAGTTTGGCCGCACCATCAGTCAGTTTGAAGGGGTTCAGGAAGCGCTGGAACCCATCGCTGGCTACACCTACATGATGGATGCCGCGCGCCTGCTCACCGTGGGCATGCTTGACCGTGGCGTGCGCCCGGCCGTGCCTTCGGCCGTGTTGAAGTACCGCAACACCGACCTGATGCGCGAAGTCATCAACCACGCCATGGACATTGTTGCAGGCCGGGGGGTGATCACCGGTCCTCGCAACTTCTTGGCTCGCGCCTATCAAGCGGTGCCGATCGGCATCACGGTAGAAGGCGCGAACATCCTGACCCGCAGCCTGATGATCTTCGGCCAAGGCTCCATACGCTGCCATCCCTTCATCGTGGATGAGATCGAAGCCGCTGGCATGGACGATGAAGAGGCCGCGACCAAGAAATTCGACGATATTTTCTACAGCCACCTGGCTCACACCACCCGAAATTCGTTGCGGGCTTTCGTACTGGGCCTAACGAAAGGTTTGTTGGAAACCGCTCCCAGACAGGGCGATATCCAAGGCTATTACCGCCAGCTTGGCCGATTCTCGGCAGCCTTCGCCATGATGACCGACGTAACGCTACTGACGGTAGGCGGTGGCCTGAAAGCCCGTCAACGGCTGTCTGGCCGCATGGCCGACTGTCTGGTGCATCTGTATTACGCCACCGCCGTGATCAAGCAATGGCACGAAGAAGGTTACCCGGAAGATCAGCGGGATTTGGTGGAATGGAGCCTGCAAACCTGCCTGCATGACCTGCAAAACTCCATGCGCGAAGCGATTATCAACTTCCCGGTTCCGGCGCTTCGCTGGCCCTTGCGCATTCTGGTCTTCCCACTGGGTGCTACCGGCCTTAACGGCCCGGATGACAAGCTGGGAGCGAAAGTGGCCGCCACCATCGTCGACGACACGCCTGCACGCCAGCGGGTGAGCCGCGGCACCTTTACCACTGAAGACCCGAACGACCCGTTAGGGCGAGTGCTGAATGCATACCGGCTGGCCAACGAAACCCATGAGATGCGCCAGCGTCTGCACGAAGCCATTCGTAACCGCAATGAGGATGAGCTCGATGGAATTGCTCTGTTGATGGGCCACCAGCGCAAAGAACTGGTGGACTGGGCCTGTGCCCAAGGCATCGTGACTGCTGATGAGTGCCCGAAACTGGAAGAGGCCCTGACCGCCTTGTACGACGTGATTCGCGTTGATGCGTTTGAGCCCGATGGGCTGAAGTCTCTGGCGAAAACAGCCAAGGGCAAGCGCAAAGTGGTCGAACGGCCCAAGAAAAAGCACTAA
- a CDS encoding LysR family transcriptional regulator, which yields MRLPPLKALPVFEAVARLTSFSAAAEELSITQSAVSHQIKQLETYLGEPLFWRSGRMVTLTDEGRQYFDAIGSALLQIERASEQLLGHEEARLRLSVFSSFAVRWLVPRLPELQRLHPQIDLALEMSSQNPVLSDRVADCFITIYTSAPAYSYEHLYTERLFPVCSQDYWQRIRREMGWDTEPDARSELVISLAQIAQFPLLSTHSIFNRPAGDWAEWFRAVDQPLPGGTRVQHFSHMLLALEAARFNQGIALTNDYMLSTRKDSEDFVRLPAHAVMTGDKFYFAWKTSRRRERGIQTLRCWLVDEAFRAGLRGE from the coding sequence ATGAGACTTCCGCCCTTAAAAGCGTTACCTGTGTTCGAAGCGGTTGCCCGGCTGACCAGTTTTTCCGCGGCCGCCGAGGAATTGTCGATCACCCAAAGTGCCGTCAGTCACCAGATCAAACAGCTGGAAACCTATCTGGGTGAGCCTTTGTTCTGGCGCTCAGGGCGCATGGTGACCCTGACCGACGAAGGCCGTCAGTACTTCGATGCCATTGGCTCGGCGCTGCTGCAGATCGAGCGGGCCAGTGAGCAGTTGCTGGGACATGAAGAGGCGCGGCTGCGGTTGTCGGTGTTCAGCTCCTTTGCCGTGCGCTGGCTGGTGCCACGGTTGCCCGAGTTGCAGCGGTTGCACCCGCAGATTGATCTGGCGCTGGAGATGAGCAGTCAAAATCCGGTGTTGTCGGATCGGGTCGCCGATTGTTTCATTACCATTTACACCTCGGCCCCGGCATACAGTTACGAACATCTATACACCGAGCGCCTGTTTCCAGTGTGCAGCCAGGATTATTGGCAGCGAATACGGCGAGAAATGGGCTGGGACACAGAGCCCGATGCCCGAAGTGAGTTGGTTATTTCGCTGGCGCAGATTGCTCAATTTCCTTTGTTATCGACGCACAGCATTTTCAACAGGCCGGCCGGCGATTGGGCCGAGTGGTTTCGCGCGGTGGATCAACCTCTGCCCGGTGGCACTCGGGTTCAGCACTTCAGCCATATGTTGTTGGCCCTGGAAGCAGCGCGCTTCAATCAAGGCATCGCGTTGACCAACGACTACATGCTTAGCACCCGTAAGGATTCGGAAGACTTTGTGCGGCTGCCGGCCCATGCGGTGATGACCGGTGATAAGTTCTACTTTGCCTGGAAGACGAGTCGTCGGCGGGAGCGAGGCATCCAGACGTTGCGGTGCTGGCTGGTGGATGAGGCGTTTCGGGCAGGTTTGAGGGGCGAGTGA
- a CDS encoding MarC family protein: MLETFFSTYLSSTIRFWFLIAPFFVVTMFLALTRGLPASEKASIIRRACVSALILGLILFFAGPLLFSAIGITLNSFRIGAGALLFLTAISLVTSGTRNHATSLPEEDREDVAVVPLAVPVMIGPATIGAILVYGAELKEVPEVIGGLMGLVTSLVFLGVLLRLSSYLEKALGKTGLNIMSKISGLILSAMAAEIVLTGIAGFIASTQTA; encoded by the coding sequence ATGCTTGAAACGTTTTTCTCCACCTACCTCAGCAGTACTATCCGCTTTTGGTTCCTGATTGCACCCTTCTTCGTGGTGACTATGTTCTTGGCACTGACCCGGGGGTTACCCGCGTCGGAGAAAGCATCCATCATCCGTCGCGCCTGCGTTTCTGCACTGATTCTTGGTCTTATTTTATTCTTTGCCGGCCCGCTGCTGTTCAGTGCTATTGGCATTACCCTGAACTCGTTCCGGATTGGTGCCGGTGCTTTGTTGTTCCTGACTGCCATCAGTTTGGTGACCAGCGGTACGCGAAATCACGCAACCAGCCTGCCAGAAGAAGATCGGGAAGACGTTGCGGTGGTCCCCCTGGCCGTTCCGGTGATGATCGGCCCAGCCACTATTGGTGCGATTCTGGTTTACGGTGCTGAGCTTAAAGAGGTGCCGGAAGTGATCGGTGGTCTGATGGGACTGGTGACCAGTTTGGTCTTTCTGGGTGTTTTACTGCGGTTGTCGAGTTATCTTGAGAAGGCATTGGGTAAAACTGGCCTGAACATCATGTCGAAAATAAGCGGCTTGATCCTGTCTGCTATGGCGGCTGAAATTGTACTGACCGGCATCGCCGGCTTTATTGCCAGCACCCAGACCGCCTGA
- a CDS encoding DMT family transporter: MSGKTVNSAILLLVIGNAMAILSDIFIKTLEPGGSVFQFAFLRILITLVFLLPLIGKLNRDHLFSGFGVHALRAHVHLAGILVMVIALTNLPLATANALFYAAPIMVMALSAIFFSEKLTRLSMATVISGFAGIIVILRPVDFNWAAIAALVSALTLAINAVLVRKLPQEQSTVHKLFLNYLLVIPAAGALALWEGAEWQPEMLISAAGSAFFILGYNIAVLLAYHQVDANQVTSAEYTGLIWAVAIGWIWFGEVPDLLFIVGSLMIIVPLVMIGLRNRKRSPARGFNPASRDREHSASYEALQRSEESCSFKQDSIAKV; this comes from the coding sequence ATGTCAGGCAAAACCGTAAATAGCGCTATCTTGTTACTGGTCATCGGCAACGCTATGGCCATTCTCTCTGATATTTTTATCAAAACGCTGGAGCCCGGTGGATCCGTTTTTCAGTTCGCTTTTTTGCGCATCCTAATCACGCTTGTGTTCTTATTGCCGCTGATCGGCAAACTGAACCGTGATCACCTGTTCAGCGGTTTCGGCGTTCACGCGCTTCGCGCACACGTGCATCTGGCGGGTATTCTGGTGATGGTTATCGCCCTTACCAATCTGCCGCTGGCTACTGCAAACGCGTTGTTTTATGCCGCACCGATCATGGTGATGGCGTTGTCGGCCATATTCTTCAGTGAAAAACTCACCCGGTTGAGTATGGCCACCGTGATCAGCGGTTTTGCTGGCATCATCGTTATCCTGCGGCCAGTGGACTTCAACTGGGCCGCCATCGCGGCACTGGTTTCAGCTCTGACGCTGGCCATCAATGCGGTTCTGGTGCGCAAGCTGCCCCAAGAACAAAGCACAGTGCACAAGCTGTTTCTGAACTACCTACTCGTCATTCCGGCGGCTGGGGCTCTGGCACTTTGGGAAGGCGCCGAATGGCAGCCGGAAATGTTGATCAGCGCGGCAGGCTCGGCGTTCTTCATTCTGGGGTATAACATCGCGGTATTGCTGGCATACCATCAGGTCGACGCCAATCAAGTAACCAGTGCCGAATACACCGGGCTGATCTGGGCGGTCGCAATTGGCTGGATCTGGTTTGGCGAAGTGCCCGACCTATTGTTCATTGTCGGCAGTTTGATGATCATCGTGCCGTTGGTAATGATCGGCCTGCGTAACCGCAAACGTTCACCGGCGCGGGGCTTTAATCCGGCATCACGAGATCGTGAGCACTCGGCAAGCTACGAGGCGCTTCAACGTTCTGAGGAAAGCTGTTCTTTTAAACAGGACTCGATCGCAAAGGTGTGA
- a CDS encoding gamma-glutamylcyclotransferase, translating to MPANTIDHNRKRQNFEGIDSVWLFGYGSLIYKVDFPFLEQKPATIEGWARRFWQGSHDHRGTPEAPGRVVTLIEQLGAVCKGMAFRVSPKVFEHLDVREKNGYLRFSTTMTFDDGCQAEGLVYIATEDNEAFLGEAPAEDIARQIAQALGPSGPNTDYLLRLAESLRALGDQCDHTFAIESCLKEQLSSER from the coding sequence ATGCCCGCCAATACCATTGATCATAATCGTAAGCGCCAGAATTTCGAAGGTATCGATTCGGTATGGTTGTTTGGTTATGGGTCCTTGATTTACAAGGTCGACTTTCCCTTTTTGGAGCAAAAGCCAGCCACTATCGAAGGCTGGGCTCGGCGTTTCTGGCAAGGGTCCCACGATCATCGCGGCACCCCGGAGGCACCCGGCAGGGTTGTGACTCTGATCGAGCAGCTTGGGGCCGTGTGTAAGGGGATGGCTTTTCGGGTATCGCCAAAGGTGTTCGAGCATCTGGACGTGCGGGAAAAGAACGGCTATCTGCGTTTCAGTACGACCATGACCTTTGATGATGGCTGTCAGGCTGAAGGTTTGGTGTACATCGCCACGGAAGACAACGAAGCGTTCCTGGGCGAAGCCCCGGCAGAAGACATTGCCCGGCAGATTGCGCAGGCGTTGGGGCCCAGTGGCCCCAACACCGATTACCTGCTTCGGCTGGCCGAATCACTCCGTGCGCTGGGTGATCAGTGTGATCACACCTTTGCGATCGAGTCCTGTTTAAAAGAACAGCTTTCCTCAGAACGTTGA
- a CDS encoding NADH:flavin oxidoreductase, whose amino-acid sequence MSMNLGPMFEPFELHSLKLRNRVAMAPMTRNFSPKGVPGQNVVDYYRRRAEAGVGLVITEGTTVNHAGANGYPNVPAFHGEEALAGWKKVVDAVHEAGGAIFPQLWHVGAVRKEGTEPNPSEPGYSPSGLFAPGKPNGKAMSKGDIQDVIKAFGDAAQDAKALGFDGVEIHGAHGYLLDQFLWEGTNQREDEYGGSMENRLRFVVEIVEEVRHRVGPEYPIMLRFSQWKQQDYEARLVNSPEELEQFLKPLADAGVDIFHASTRRFWEPEFKGSDLNLAGWTQKLTGIPTMSVGSVGLTEDFISGTFASKKEAVEQSGIDELVERMTNHEFELIAVGRALLQDPEWLVKVKEGRLNEVDAFAKKSLAKLY is encoded by the coding sequence ATGAGCATGAATCTAGGCCCGATGTTTGAACCGTTTGAACTCCACAGCCTCAAGTTGCGCAACCGCGTAGCCATGGCCCCGATGACCCGTAACTTTTCACCCAAGGGTGTACCGGGGCAGAACGTGGTGGATTATTACCGTCGCCGTGCAGAAGCTGGGGTTGGCCTGGTCATCACGGAAGGCACCACGGTGAACCATGCAGGTGCTAACGGTTACCCGAACGTACCGGCTTTCCACGGCGAAGAAGCCTTAGCCGGCTGGAAGAAGGTGGTTGATGCCGTACACGAAGCGGGTGGCGCGATCTTTCCGCAGTTGTGGCACGTGGGCGCGGTTCGTAAAGAAGGCACAGAGCCGAATCCGTCTGAGCCAGGCTACAGTCCTTCTGGCTTGTTTGCGCCGGGTAAGCCCAACGGTAAAGCCATGAGCAAAGGCGACATTCAGGATGTAATCAAAGCCTTCGGTGATGCCGCTCAGGACGCCAAAGCGTTGGGTTTTGACGGTGTGGAAATCCACGGTGCTCACGGTTACCTGCTGGACCAGTTCCTATGGGAAGGCACCAACCAGCGTGAAGACGAATACGGCGGCAGCATGGAAAACCGTCTGCGCTTTGTGGTCGAAATTGTGGAAGAAGTACGCCACCGCGTGGGCCCGGAATACCCGATCATGCTGCGTTTCTCTCAATGGAAACAGCAAGACTACGAAGCTCGATTGGTTAACAGCCCCGAAGAGCTCGAACAGTTTCTGAAGCCGCTGGCGGATGCCGGTGTGGATATCTTCCACGCCTCCACGCGTCGCTTCTGGGAACCTGAATTTAAAGGTTCCGATCTGAACCTCGCCGGCTGGACTCAAAAGCTGACTGGCATCCCGACGATGTCGGTGGGCAGTGTTGGTCTGACCGAAGACTTCATCAGCGGTACTTTTGCCAGCAAGAAAGAAGCCGTTGAGCAATCGGGTATCGATGAGCTGGTTGAGCGCATGACCAACCACGAATTCGAATTGATCGCGGTAGGCCGCGCACTGCTGCAAGACCCAGAGTGGTTGGTGAAAGTGAAAGAAGGCCGCTTGAATGAAGTGGATGCCTTTGCCAAGAAGTCACTGGCCAAGCTTTACTGA